The window AACTGTGATTAAATTTATATCACCTCGCTCGTTTGCGATTCTTAGCTTGCTCATCTTAGCACCTCAGCTTCTTTCAGTGCGTGGGCAATCAGTGGGGCGCTACGCGTTGCAAATTCTTTGGCCGGGAACTTGCTTGTGCCCTTGCCGATTTCATGAAAAAAGATGCCACGTCTGCTATCTTCATGATCTGCTTTAAGGCAACTCATGCTCCTTAAGGTTGTATTGACGACAGAAGCTGCGTCGCTAGTCGAGGGGTCATGACCATACAGGTCATCGCGATGACCATAATAAATTACGCCGAGAATTAGATTATCTTCCAGACAGCCCTTGCCTGGTATGGCTGATGCGCCCGGTTGCACTGCTTGACCCGGGTCATACTCTGGAAAATTTGCGTTCCAAGCATCTTTTGAATCTGTACAACCAGTGCCATCGGGAATTAGGGTTTCACAAAGTCCTTGCGTGATTTTTTCACGTTGAGCGATGCCCTGCGTCTGTTGCGGATCGGTCCAGCCCATTCCTGCATCATCAGTTACATAGAGAATAACTTTGCGCGTGACTGGTTGACCTTGCCCGCCAGTGTCATTTTGTAGCATTCGCCGTGCCAGGGCAATTGCTTCTGCTCCGTTTTGGTAGTAATAGCGCGGATGAATAAATCCATTTTCGGTTGAGTAGCCTGCCGGCATAACCCAAAGCGCTTCACGGGTTCGGAGTTTTTCTCCAGCGGTGAATTTGAAATGTGGAAATGAAGTGCTGTTTGTTGTTACCCGAGATGAAAGATCCTGCTCGGTTGTGCCACTCTGGCGATATAATTCTTTTGGCAAGTAGTCGGTTGCACCTTTTGTCAGGTAAGCACAACGAGCATAATTAAATTCTGGATCGTCTGGCGCATCAAGTTCATTTTGCGGCTCTTCGATAATTGATTGACCCAAGTTGGCAAGCACGAAAGGCTCACCAAACCGGGAGTTGGTTAAAACTATGCCAACTCGATAAGTGCCAATGCCGGCGAATTGGTCGTAG of the bacterium genome contains:
- a CDS encoding Tad domain-containing protein encodes the protein MKLQVKHFIASQRPSSMRGNMVLLIALLLTGSFALAAFAIDTALYLLKREELQSLAESVALGAVLSFPNQPTIENSTLNWYQALRFQNGKEIAKAPGATVGGLPVYENIITSVPHGTGTDLTPATLNAITILLRDQYSSNILPLAGFTPLSTTVVGQVTAQLSPTNIVIVIDNTASLIVDDGDSAYLSASPYFSVVDSSLPPEHHYPTKPITLIHQCFNETFRNYKKGVVALYDQFAGIGTYRVGIVLTNSRFGEPFVLANLGQSIIEEPQNELDAPDDPEFNYARCAYLTKGATDYLPKELYRQSGTTEQDLSSRVTTNSTSFPHFKFTAGEKLRTREALWVMPAGYSTENGFIHPRYYYQNGAEAIALARRMLQNDTGGQGQPVTRKVILYVTDDAGMGWTDPQQTQGIAQREKITQGLCETLIPDGTGCTDSKDAWNANFPEYDPGQAVQPGASAIPGKGCLEDNLILGVIYYGHRDDLYGHDPSTSDAASVVNTTLRSMSCLKADHEDSRRGIFFHEIGKGTSKFPAKEFATRSAPLIAHALKEAEVLR